From a single Papaver somniferum cultivar HN1 unplaced genomic scaffold, ASM357369v1 unplaced-scaffold_133, whole genome shotgun sequence genomic region:
- the LOC113333739 gene encoding uncharacterized protein LOC113333739 isoform X1, producing METMTNNSVIEDRQQFGTSSHRSLHEVRRSLSGLNSRVPRQRPDMKRVKRVRFAETEVDCPVIGKRNPYALPAKEALPPTFEEPKTSEYAFYKKLRTDADGSFNSYTQKKQDTAEANRPVREPSNTRNPVKFDDLRRSLMPVAMVTPIKVGSPQMSRPSLSLPGESRNSVRLVFVAHTSGLHCCTWAQNRNVEVFAAKRKKLLRWALEFSSSDISQCHSKGYDLVSVLLQRLIPESNKTASMQICSTQKTKHPVSTTKSQLLALEELPESSSSPVNFVRPFAKHCIENGLSNCWSNQFRENIFMQLDTKNSGSPLAQQANKFHLQCRKRYSDDFTGDKRRRSLQIMRESDFDLDLIDDRKLGSLQMRRESDYDIDYLDRKELFSGYGHPSLKQSKSDFSIRGNLHSFWDFSEKQLGLSNKSSSKELDALYDLNEPLLRSEQCTQYLGYYDYDWGNEQYLSCNSPITILDWSPTSSTLSEDYNWTTSNLRN from the exons ATGGAAACAATGACAAATAATTCAGTTATTGAAGATCGACAACAATTCGGAACTTCTTCACATAGAAGTTTACATGAAGTTCGAAGGTCCTTAAGCGGGTTGAATTCTAGGGTTCCTCGTCAAAGACCAG ATATGAAGAGAGTGAAAAGAGTAAGGTTTGCAGAGACTGAAGTTGATTGTCCAGTAATTGGAAAACGTAATCCTTATGCACTACCGGCGAAAGAAGCCCTTCCTCCTACTT TTGAAGAACCAAAAACATCAGAGTATGCATTTTATAAGAAACTTCGTACAGATGCTGATGGTAGTTTCAACTCGTATACACAGAAGAAACAGGACACTGCAGAAGCAAATAGACCTGTTAGAG AGCCGAGCAACACACGCAATCCTGTTAAATTTGATGATCTGAGAAGGTCTTTGATGCCTGTTGCaatggttacaccaattaaagtCGGATCACCTCAGATGTCCCGGCCATCTCTGTCATTACCAGGGGAGTCAAGGAACTCAG TACGATTGGTTTTTGTCGCACACACATCTGGGCTGCACTGCTGCACTT GGGCTCAAAACAGAAATGTGGAAGTCTTTGCAGCAAAGAGGAAGAAATTACTTCGTTGGGCTTTGGAATTCTCATCTAGTGACATTAGCCAGTGCCACTCAAAAGG GTACGATTTGGTATCAGTTCTCCTACAACGGCTAATTCCTGAGAGCAACAAAACTGCAAGCATG CAGATTTGTTCTACTCAAAAGACAAAGCATCCAGTGTCGACCACCAAGTCTCAGTTGCTTGCCCTGGAGGAGCTTCCTGAAAGCTCATCTTCGCCTGTGAATTTTGTTCGACCTTTTGCTAAGCATTGCATAGAAAATGGTTTGTCAAACTGTTGGTCCAACCAGTTTAGAGAGAACATTTTCATGCAGTTGGATACTAAGAATTCTGGTTCTCCTTTAGCTCAGCAGGCCAACAAATTTCACCTTCAGTGTCGAAAGAGATACTCTGATGATTTTACAGGTGATAAAAGACGTAGAAGTCTGCAGATAATGAGGGAATCCGATTTTGATCTTGATCTTATAGATGATAGAAAACTTGGAAGTTTGCAGATGCGAAGGGAATCAGATTATGATATTGACTACCTAGATAGAAAAGAATTATTCAGTGGATATGGACATCCTTCACTAAAGCAATCTAAATCGGACTTCTCAATCCGTGGAAACCTGCATTCATTCTGGGATTTTTCAGAGAAGCAACTTGGCCTTAGTAACAAGTCAAGCTCCAAAGAGTTGGATGCGCTTTATGATCTAAATGAACCTCTACTTAGAAGTGAACAATGTACTCAATATTTGGGTTACTATGACTATGATTGGGGAAATGAACAATATCTTTCTTGCAATTCTCCAATCACCATATTGGATTGGAGTCCCACTTCAAGTACTTTATCAGAAGATTATAACTGGACAACTTCAAACCTGCGCAACTGA
- the LOC113333739 gene encoding uncharacterized protein LOC113333739 isoform X2 — translation METMTNNSVIEDRQQFGTSSHRSLHEVRRSLSGLNSRVPRQRPDMKRVKRVRFAETEVDCPVIGKRNPYALPAKEALPPTFEEPKTSEYAFYKKLRTDADGSFNSYTQKKQDTAEANRPVREPSNTRNPVKFDDLRRSLMPVAMVTPIKVGSPQMSRPSLSLPGESRNSVRLVFVAHTSGLHCCTWAQNRNVEVFAAKRKKLLRWALEFSSSDISQCHSKGYDLVSVLLQRLIPESNKTASMICSTQKTKHPVSTTKSQLLALEELPESSSSPVNFVRPFAKHCIENGLSNCWSNQFRENIFMQLDTKNSGSPLAQQANKFHLQCRKRYSDDFTGDKRRRSLQIMRESDFDLDLIDDRKLGSLQMRRESDYDIDYLDRKELFSGYGHPSLKQSKSDFSIRGNLHSFWDFSEKQLGLSNKSSSKELDALYDLNEPLLRSEQCTQYLGYYDYDWGNEQYLSCNSPITILDWSPTSSTLSEDYNWTTSNLRN, via the exons ATGGAAACAATGACAAATAATTCAGTTATTGAAGATCGACAACAATTCGGAACTTCTTCACATAGAAGTTTACATGAAGTTCGAAGGTCCTTAAGCGGGTTGAATTCTAGGGTTCCTCGTCAAAGACCAG ATATGAAGAGAGTGAAAAGAGTAAGGTTTGCAGAGACTGAAGTTGATTGTCCAGTAATTGGAAAACGTAATCCTTATGCACTACCGGCGAAAGAAGCCCTTCCTCCTACTT TTGAAGAACCAAAAACATCAGAGTATGCATTTTATAAGAAACTTCGTACAGATGCTGATGGTAGTTTCAACTCGTATACACAGAAGAAACAGGACACTGCAGAAGCAAATAGACCTGTTAGAG AGCCGAGCAACACACGCAATCCTGTTAAATTTGATGATCTGAGAAGGTCTTTGATGCCTGTTGCaatggttacaccaattaaagtCGGATCACCTCAGATGTCCCGGCCATCTCTGTCATTACCAGGGGAGTCAAGGAACTCAG TACGATTGGTTTTTGTCGCACACACATCTGGGCTGCACTGCTGCACTT GGGCTCAAAACAGAAATGTGGAAGTCTTTGCAGCAAAGAGGAAGAAATTACTTCGTTGGGCTTTGGAATTCTCATCTAGTGACATTAGCCAGTGCCACTCAAAAGG GTACGATTTGGTATCAGTTCTCCTACAACGGCTAATTCCTGAGAGCAACAAAACTGCAAGCATG ATTTGTTCTACTCAAAAGACAAAGCATCCAGTGTCGACCACCAAGTCTCAGTTGCTTGCCCTGGAGGAGCTTCCTGAAAGCTCATCTTCGCCTGTGAATTTTGTTCGACCTTTTGCTAAGCATTGCATAGAAAATGGTTTGTCAAACTGTTGGTCCAACCAGTTTAGAGAGAACATTTTCATGCAGTTGGATACTAAGAATTCTGGTTCTCCTTTAGCTCAGCAGGCCAACAAATTTCACCTTCAGTGTCGAAAGAGATACTCTGATGATTTTACAGGTGATAAAAGACGTAGAAGTCTGCAGATAATGAGGGAATCCGATTTTGATCTTGATCTTATAGATGATAGAAAACTTGGAAGTTTGCAGATGCGAAGGGAATCAGATTATGATATTGACTACCTAGATAGAAAAGAATTATTCAGTGGATATGGACATCCTTCACTAAAGCAATCTAAATCGGACTTCTCAATCCGTGGAAACCTGCATTCATTCTGGGATTTTTCAGAGAAGCAACTTGGCCTTAGTAACAAGTCAAGCTCCAAAGAGTTGGATGCGCTTTATGATCTAAATGAACCTCTACTTAGAAGTGAACAATGTACTCAATATTTGGGTTACTATGACTATGATTGGGGAAATGAACAATATCTTTCTTGCAATTCTCCAATCACCATATTGGATTGGAGTCCCACTTCAAGTACTTTATCAGAAGATTATAACTGGACAACTTCAAACCTGCGCAACTGA
- the LOC113333739 gene encoding uncharacterized protein LOC113333739 isoform X3, with product METMTNNSVIEDRQQFGTSSHRSLHEVRRSLSGLNSRVPRQRPDMKRVKRVRFAETEVDCPVIGKRNPYALPAKEALPPTFEEPKTSEYAFYKKLRTDADGSFNSYTQKKQDTAEANRPVREPSNTRNPVKFDDLRRSLMPVAMVTPIKVGSPQMSRPSLSLPGESRNSGAQNRNVEVFAAKRKKLLRWALEFSSSDISQCHSKGYDLVSVLLQRLIPESNKTASMQICSTQKTKHPVSTTKSQLLALEELPESSSSPVNFVRPFAKHCIENGLSNCWSNQFRENIFMQLDTKNSGSPLAQQANKFHLQCRKRYSDDFTGDKRRRSLQIMRESDFDLDLIDDRKLGSLQMRRESDYDIDYLDRKELFSGYGHPSLKQSKSDFSIRGNLHSFWDFSEKQLGLSNKSSSKELDALYDLNEPLLRSEQCTQYLGYYDYDWGNEQYLSCNSPITILDWSPTSSTLSEDYNWTTSNLRN from the exons ATGGAAACAATGACAAATAATTCAGTTATTGAAGATCGACAACAATTCGGAACTTCTTCACATAGAAGTTTACATGAAGTTCGAAGGTCCTTAAGCGGGTTGAATTCTAGGGTTCCTCGTCAAAGACCAG ATATGAAGAGAGTGAAAAGAGTAAGGTTTGCAGAGACTGAAGTTGATTGTCCAGTAATTGGAAAACGTAATCCTTATGCACTACCGGCGAAAGAAGCCCTTCCTCCTACTT TTGAAGAACCAAAAACATCAGAGTATGCATTTTATAAGAAACTTCGTACAGATGCTGATGGTAGTTTCAACTCGTATACACAGAAGAAACAGGACACTGCAGAAGCAAATAGACCTGTTAGAG AGCCGAGCAACACACGCAATCCTGTTAAATTTGATGATCTGAGAAGGTCTTTGATGCCTGTTGCaatggttacaccaattaaagtCGGATCACCTCAGATGTCCCGGCCATCTCTGTCATTACCAGGGGAGTCAAGGAACTCAG GGGCTCAAAACAGAAATGTGGAAGTCTTTGCAGCAAAGAGGAAGAAATTACTTCGTTGGGCTTTGGAATTCTCATCTAGTGACATTAGCCAGTGCCACTCAAAAGG GTACGATTTGGTATCAGTTCTCCTACAACGGCTAATTCCTGAGAGCAACAAAACTGCAAGCATG CAGATTTGTTCTACTCAAAAGACAAAGCATCCAGTGTCGACCACCAAGTCTCAGTTGCTTGCCCTGGAGGAGCTTCCTGAAAGCTCATCTTCGCCTGTGAATTTTGTTCGACCTTTTGCTAAGCATTGCATAGAAAATGGTTTGTCAAACTGTTGGTCCAACCAGTTTAGAGAGAACATTTTCATGCAGTTGGATACTAAGAATTCTGGTTCTCCTTTAGCTCAGCAGGCCAACAAATTTCACCTTCAGTGTCGAAAGAGATACTCTGATGATTTTACAGGTGATAAAAGACGTAGAAGTCTGCAGATAATGAGGGAATCCGATTTTGATCTTGATCTTATAGATGATAGAAAACTTGGAAGTTTGCAGATGCGAAGGGAATCAGATTATGATATTGACTACCTAGATAGAAAAGAATTATTCAGTGGATATGGACATCCTTCACTAAAGCAATCTAAATCGGACTTCTCAATCCGTGGAAACCTGCATTCATTCTGGGATTTTTCAGAGAAGCAACTTGGCCTTAGTAACAAGTCAAGCTCCAAAGAGTTGGATGCGCTTTATGATCTAAATGAACCTCTACTTAGAAGTGAACAATGTACTCAATATTTGGGTTACTATGACTATGATTGGGGAAATGAACAATATCTTTCTTGCAATTCTCCAATCACCATATTGGATTGGAGTCCCACTTCAAGTACTTTATCAGAAGATTATAACTGGACAACTTCAAACCTGCGCAACTGA
- the LOC113333739 gene encoding uncharacterized protein LOC113333739 isoform X4 has translation METMTNNSVIEDRQQFGTSSHRSLHEVRRSLSGLNSRVPRQRPDMKRVKRVRFAETEVDCPVIGKRNPYALPAKEALPPTFEEPKTSEYAFYKKLRTDADGSFNSYTQKKQDTAEANRPVREPSNTRNPVKFDDLRRSLMPVAMVTPIKVGSPQMSRPSLSLPGESRNSGAQNRNVEVFAAKRKKLLRWALEFSSSDISQCHSKGYDLVSVLLQRLIPESNKTASMICSTQKTKHPVSTTKSQLLALEELPESSSSPVNFVRPFAKHCIENGLSNCWSNQFRENIFMQLDTKNSGSPLAQQANKFHLQCRKRYSDDFTGDKRRRSLQIMRESDFDLDLIDDRKLGSLQMRRESDYDIDYLDRKELFSGYGHPSLKQSKSDFSIRGNLHSFWDFSEKQLGLSNKSSSKELDALYDLNEPLLRSEQCTQYLGYYDYDWGNEQYLSCNSPITILDWSPTSSTLSEDYNWTTSNLRN, from the exons ATGGAAACAATGACAAATAATTCAGTTATTGAAGATCGACAACAATTCGGAACTTCTTCACATAGAAGTTTACATGAAGTTCGAAGGTCCTTAAGCGGGTTGAATTCTAGGGTTCCTCGTCAAAGACCAG ATATGAAGAGAGTGAAAAGAGTAAGGTTTGCAGAGACTGAAGTTGATTGTCCAGTAATTGGAAAACGTAATCCTTATGCACTACCGGCGAAAGAAGCCCTTCCTCCTACTT TTGAAGAACCAAAAACATCAGAGTATGCATTTTATAAGAAACTTCGTACAGATGCTGATGGTAGTTTCAACTCGTATACACAGAAGAAACAGGACACTGCAGAAGCAAATAGACCTGTTAGAG AGCCGAGCAACACACGCAATCCTGTTAAATTTGATGATCTGAGAAGGTCTTTGATGCCTGTTGCaatggttacaccaattaaagtCGGATCACCTCAGATGTCCCGGCCATCTCTGTCATTACCAGGGGAGTCAAGGAACTCAG GGGCTCAAAACAGAAATGTGGAAGTCTTTGCAGCAAAGAGGAAGAAATTACTTCGTTGGGCTTTGGAATTCTCATCTAGTGACATTAGCCAGTGCCACTCAAAAGG GTACGATTTGGTATCAGTTCTCCTACAACGGCTAATTCCTGAGAGCAACAAAACTGCAAGCATG ATTTGTTCTACTCAAAAGACAAAGCATCCAGTGTCGACCACCAAGTCTCAGTTGCTTGCCCTGGAGGAGCTTCCTGAAAGCTCATCTTCGCCTGTGAATTTTGTTCGACCTTTTGCTAAGCATTGCATAGAAAATGGTTTGTCAAACTGTTGGTCCAACCAGTTTAGAGAGAACATTTTCATGCAGTTGGATACTAAGAATTCTGGTTCTCCTTTAGCTCAGCAGGCCAACAAATTTCACCTTCAGTGTCGAAAGAGATACTCTGATGATTTTACAGGTGATAAAAGACGTAGAAGTCTGCAGATAATGAGGGAATCCGATTTTGATCTTGATCTTATAGATGATAGAAAACTTGGAAGTTTGCAGATGCGAAGGGAATCAGATTATGATATTGACTACCTAGATAGAAAAGAATTATTCAGTGGATATGGACATCCTTCACTAAAGCAATCTAAATCGGACTTCTCAATCCGTGGAAACCTGCATTCATTCTGGGATTTTTCAGAGAAGCAACTTGGCCTTAGTAACAAGTCAAGCTCCAAAGAGTTGGATGCGCTTTATGATCTAAATGAACCTCTACTTAGAAGTGAACAATGTACTCAATATTTGGGTTACTATGACTATGATTGGGGAAATGAACAATATCTTTCTTGCAATTCTCCAATCACCATATTGGATTGGAGTCCCACTTCAAGTACTTTATCAGAAGATTATAACTGGACAACTTCAAACCTGCGCAACTGA
- the LOC113333739 gene encoding uncharacterized protein LOC113333739 isoform X5 encodes METMTNNSVIEDRQQFGTSSHRSLHEVRRSLSGLNSRVPRQRPDMKRVKRVRFAETEVDCPVIGKRNPYALPAKEALPPTFEEPKTSEYAFYKKLRTDADGSFNSYTQKKQDTAEANRPVREPSNTRNPVKFDDLRRSLMPVAMVTPIKVGSPQMSRPSLSLPGESRNSVRLVFVAHTSGLHCCTWAQNRNVEVFAAKRKKLLRWALEFSSSDISQCHSKGYDLVSVLLQRLIPESNKTASMVHAVADLFYSKDKASSVDHQVSVACPGGAS; translated from the exons ATGGAAACAATGACAAATAATTCAGTTATTGAAGATCGACAACAATTCGGAACTTCTTCACATAGAAGTTTACATGAAGTTCGAAGGTCCTTAAGCGGGTTGAATTCTAGGGTTCCTCGTCAAAGACCAG ATATGAAGAGAGTGAAAAGAGTAAGGTTTGCAGAGACTGAAGTTGATTGTCCAGTAATTGGAAAACGTAATCCTTATGCACTACCGGCGAAAGAAGCCCTTCCTCCTACTT TTGAAGAACCAAAAACATCAGAGTATGCATTTTATAAGAAACTTCGTACAGATGCTGATGGTAGTTTCAACTCGTATACACAGAAGAAACAGGACACTGCAGAAGCAAATAGACCTGTTAGAG AGCCGAGCAACACACGCAATCCTGTTAAATTTGATGATCTGAGAAGGTCTTTGATGCCTGTTGCaatggttacaccaattaaagtCGGATCACCTCAGATGTCCCGGCCATCTCTGTCATTACCAGGGGAGTCAAGGAACTCAG TACGATTGGTTTTTGTCGCACACACATCTGGGCTGCACTGCTGCACTT GGGCTCAAAACAGAAATGTGGAAGTCTTTGCAGCAAAGAGGAAGAAATTACTTCGTTGGGCTTTGGAATTCTCATCTAGTGACATTAGCCAGTGCCACTCAAAAGG GTACGATTTGGTATCAGTTCTCCTACAACGGCTAATTCCTGAGAGCAACAAAACTGCAAGCATG GTTCATGCTGTAGCAGATTTGTTCTACTCAAAAGACAAAGCATCCAGTGTCGACCACCAAGTCTCAGTTGCTTGCCCTGGAGGAGCTTCCTGA
- the LOC113333634 gene encoding glutamic acid-rich protein-like → MPLNDWRVTYDELMKRKTEDDRLDDHQRRRDRVRCRVLAAEEKLQSRADGLPSDSDASKDEPVEIERLVKSNLEAERKEEEYQDSLYSDPDIHPDFVNGPDSDSDEELEEDSAKDDDDEYDNSDRSDGPDESDE, encoded by the exons ATGCCTCTTAATGACTGGAGAGTCACTTATGATGAGCTCATGAAGAGAAAAACCGAGGATGATAGGTTGGATGATCATCAACGAAGAAGGGACCGAGTCCGGTGTAGAGTGCTAGCAGCTGAGGAGAAACTTCAATCTCGAGCCGATGGTTTACCCTCTGACTCTGATGCTTCGAAAGATGAACCCGT GGAGATCGAGAGACTGGTCAAATCTAACCTTGAAGCTGAGCGTAAAGAAGAAGAGTACCAGGACTCATTATACAGCGATCCTGATATTCATCCAGACTTCGTCAATGGCCCTGATAGTGATTCCGACGAAGAGCTCGAAGAGGATTCCGCaaaagacgatgatgatgaatatgATAATTCTGACAGATCTGATGGCCCCGATGAATCTGATGAGTAG